The Euphorbia lathyris chromosome 3, ddEupLath1.1, whole genome shotgun sequence genome contains a region encoding:
- the LOC136224083 gene encoding NDR1/HIN1-like protein 13 translates to MADRVHPHNSPPSPTESKPILPESPESSHSPTTISPPPEKPAPPPGTYVIQIPKDQVYRVPPPENAKKYEKLSHRKPRRSSCCCCLCWFLGILVTLILLAGIAAGVLYLVFKPEAPKYSIDSISIKDFNLTSSGPYSPEFDVTVRADNGNDKIGIDYRSGSSVDVFYKDVRLSYGKLPVFYQGTNNVTVFKTVLKESGIELTSSVHKALLVDSQIKKTVPFGVKLRAPVKLKVGSVKTWTITVKVNCDVTKDSLTAKGKMVSKDCDYSVELW, encoded by the coding sequence ATGGCCGACCGAGTTCATCCTCACAACTCGCCTCCATCACCCACCGAGTCCAAACCGATTCTACCTGAATCTCCAGAGAGCTCACACTCTCCAACAACAATCTCACCTCCGCCGGAGAAACCAGCTCCACCACCGGGTACTTACGTCATCCAGATCCCTAAAGACCAAGTCTACCGCGTTCCGCCGCCAGAAAACGCCAAGAAATACGAGAAACTCTCTCACCGGAAGCCTCGCCGGAGCTCCTGCTGTTGCTGCCTCTGCTGGTTCCTCGGCATCCTCGTTACTCTCATTCTCCTCGCCGGAATCGCCGCCGGTGTCTTGTACCTCGTTTTCAAACCAGAAGCGCCGAAGTACTCGATCGATTCAATTTCAATTAAAGACTTCAATCTGACGTCATCTGGCCCGTATTCACCGGAATTTGATGTCACTGTAAGAGCCGACAACGGTAACGACAAGATCGGGATTGATTACCGGTCAGGAAGTTCCGTCGATGTGTTTTACAAGGATGTCCGTCTAAGTTACGGTAAGCTGCCGGTGTTTTACCAGGGAACGAATAACGTGACGGTGTTTAAGACGGTGTTAAAGGAGTCCGGTATTGAGTTAACGAGCTCTGTTCATAAAGCGTTACTAGTTGATAGTCAGATCAAGAAAACGGTGCCGTTTGGTGTGAAGTTGAGAGCACCTGTGAAGCTGAAGGTGGGGTCTGTTAAGACGTGGACGATTACTGTTAAAGTTAACTGTGATGTAACGAAGGATAGTTTAACGGCGAAAGGAAAAATGGTGTCAAAGGATTGTGACTATAGTGTTGAATTGTGGTAG